Genomic segment of Natronoarchaeum philippinense:
TACTGGCTGGTGATCATCGAGAGCTTGACTTCGACGAAGGGGAGATCGAGCGAGTGGGCAAGCCCTCGCGCGGTCGAGGTCTTCCCGGTGCCCGGCGGGCCGACGAAGAGTAGCTTGCCGATCTCGCGCAGGCCGATCTGGGCGAGGTAGTCGCGGTGCTCGATCGCCTTGACGATCTTGTGGATCTCGTTTTCCTGATCGGTCGTCAGCACCAGATCGTCGAGCGTCATCTCGATCTCCTCGGGCGCGTGGATGTCGACGAGGTCGAGCATCTCCTCTTCTTCCTCGTCCTCGAAGTACTCCTCGAGCAGGCTGTCGATCCACACCCGGTCGGCCTCGATCGGCCGGTTCGCGTCCCGAACGCGCTCGTAGTCGATGTCGAACTCCTCGCCGAAGCGGTACGCCAGCGTCGGGTTCGAGCGCAGGCGCTCGTCGTCGACGCGCTCGGTGAACCACTGCTCGGCCATCTCGGGCTGGTTGATCGAGATCGACCCCGAGAACTCGTCGCGCTCGGTGAACATCAGCTCGGAGACGGCCTCCCAGGGCTGGTCGACGCCGGTGCCGGCCCGCGCGGTGCTGTTCGTCGCCGATAGCGGGCGCTCGATCTCGCCGTCGGTCCAGAACACCCGTCTGAACCGCGGAGGCAGGTCGTTGGCGTCGAGGTCCCGTTCGTCCGTGAAGATCCGCGTCGTCAACAGAAACTCGACGACGTCCATCGCCGCGTTGCTCATTCCCCGATAGGTTGGACCGGACTGCCCTTAAGACCGTCGAAGGGTCGTACGCACCGGCTGGCAACCGAGACGTTCGATCGCGCCAGTAAACTCCCAGCGCGAGCGGGGCGAGTTCTACGCCCATTTAAGTTCACGAAAGACGATTCGGATCGTATGAGCGACGAGACGACTCCGGTGATCGCGGCAGCGTACCGAACGCCCCAGGGCAAAGAAGACGGCGCCTTCGCGGACCTGCGCAGCGAGGACCTCTCGGTCCCGCTGATCGACGAGATTCTCGCCGAGACGGGACTTTCGGGCGAGGATATCGACGACCTGATGTGGGGCTGTGCTCAGCAGCGCGACGAGCAGGGCAACAACCTCGCCCGCGTGATCGCGCTGCTCTCGGAACTGGGCGAGTCGGTGCCCGCGACGACGATCAACCGCTGGTGTGCCTCCTCGATGCAGGCCGTGATCTCGGCGTCCGACGCCGTCCGCGCCGGGCAACGCGACGCCGTCATCGCCGGCGGCGTCGAGTCGATGAGCCGCGTGAAGATGGGCGAGAACACCCACAAGGTTCACCCGCGCCTGAACGACCTGTACAACGTCGGCGAACTTCAGATGGGGATGACCGCCGAGAAGGTCTCCGAGGAGTACGACGTGAGCCGCGAGGCCCAAGACGAGTACGCTCTCCAGAGCCACCAGCGCGCGGCCGCCGCGACCGAGGAGGGTCGCTTCGACGACCAGATCATCCCGATCGAAACCGAGGACGGCGTCGTCGACGAGGACGAGGGGATCCGCCCCGACACCTCGCTCGAACAGCTCGCCCAGCTCCCGACCGTGTTCAAGTCCGACGGCACGGTGACGCCGGGCAACGCCTCGCAGGTCAGCGACGGCGCCGCCGCGACGCTCGTGACGAGCAAGGCGTTCGCCGAGGAGCACGATCTGGACGTGCTCGCCGAGATCGGCGCGAACAACGTCGCCGGCGTCGACCCCACCGTCATGGGCATCGGCCCGGTCCCCGCGACCGAGGGCCTGCTGGAGCGCACGGGTCGGGACATCGACGACTACGATCTGGTCGAACTCAACGAGGCCTTCGCCAGCCAGACCGTCTACGCCCGGCGCGAACTCGGCATCGACGAGGACCGCTACAACGTCAACGGCGGCGCCATCGCGCTCGGTCACCCGCTGGGCGCAAGCGGCGCGCGCCTGCCCGTGACGCTGGTCCACGAGATGATCGAGCGCGACGCCGACCGCGGGCTGGCGACGCTGTGTGTCGGCTTCGGCCAAGGTGCGGCGATCGAGTTCCGGCGTCCCTGAGCCGGCGACGCGTTCGCTTCGGCGCCTCGTTTGGCCTGACAGCATAGCCATGCACGACGCCGGCGCGCGGTTCGGTTCACGCGCAGCGGTAGACATTTTATGATCGGACAATAAATCGCCGGTACCGTGCCCGACCTCGCTATCGAGACGCAAGCCCTCACGAAACGCTACGGCGACGCGACCGCCGTGGAAGACCTCACGCTCTCGATCTCCCGCGGGAGCGTCTACGGCTTCCTCGGCCCGAACGGCGCCGGCAAGACGACGACGATGCGGATGCTGACGACGCTGACCCGCCCCACCTCGGGCACCGCGAACGTCGCGGGCGAGTCGATCGAGGACCGCGACGCAGTGACGCCACACATCGGCTATCTCCCCGAGGAACCGCCGCTGTACGACGAACTGACCGGCCGCGAGCAGCTAGAGTACATCGCCGGACTGCGCGATATTCCCGAGGCCGAGGCCGACGAGCAGATCGAATCGATGCTCGACCGGTTCGGCCTCGCCGAGGACGCCGACAAGCGCATCGACGCCTACTCGAAGGGGATGCGCCAGAAGGTCGGCGTCATTCAGGCGGTGCTCCACGAGCCCGACGTGGTCTTCCTCGACGAGCCGACCAGCGGCCTCGACCCCCGCGCCGCCCGGACGATGCGGGACACCATCGCCGAACTCGCAGATCGGGAGATGACCGTGTTCCTCTCGACGCACATCCTCCCCGTCGTCGACGAACTCGCCGACACCGTCGGCGTGCTCCACGACAGCCGGCTGGTTGCCGAGGGGACGCCGGATGGCCTGAAAAACCGTGCCGAGGCCGGCGACGAGCGCAGTCTGGAGGATGCCTTCCTCGATATCACCCACGACCACGGCGCCGAGCGGATCGAGGAAGAGACCACGACGACCGCATGACCGGCCGGCTCGGACAGGCACTACAGATCGCGCGCGTCGAGACCGTGCGCCACTACCGCCGCCAGCGCGAGCACTCTTGGCGGTCGTTCTCGGAACTGTTCTTGGTCGTGACCGCCGCGCTCGTCGTCGTCGGACGCGTTCCCGTCGCCGGCGGCGCGCTCTACCCAGAGCCGGGGGCGTACTACTACGCCGAGGCCGTGGCGGCGGGCCGCCCCGGCGCCGCCGACGCCGTCCGCGGCTTCGCAGGTATCGCCTTCGTACTCGTCGCGCTGGTGACGATACTGTGGACGATC
This window contains:
- a CDS encoding thiolase family protein; its protein translation is MSDETTPVIAAAYRTPQGKEDGAFADLRSEDLSVPLIDEILAETGLSGEDIDDLMWGCAQQRDEQGNNLARVIALLSELGESVPATTINRWCASSMQAVISASDAVRAGQRDAVIAGGVESMSRVKMGENTHKVHPRLNDLYNVGELQMGMTAEKVSEEYDVSREAQDEYALQSHQRAAAATEEGRFDDQIIPIETEDGVVDEDEGIRPDTSLEQLAQLPTVFKSDGTVTPGNASQVSDGAAATLVTSKAFAEEHDLDVLAEIGANNVAGVDPTVMGIGPVPATEGLLERTGRDIDDYDLVELNEAFASQTVYARRELGIDEDRYNVNGGAIALGHPLGASGARLPVTLVHEMIERDADRGLATLCVGFGQGAAIEFRRP
- a CDS encoding ABC transporter ATP-binding protein, encoding MPDLAIETQALTKRYGDATAVEDLTLSISRGSVYGFLGPNGAGKTTTMRMLTTLTRPTSGTANVAGESIEDRDAVTPHIGYLPEEPPLYDELTGREQLEYIAGLRDIPEAEADEQIESMLDRFGLAEDADKRIDAYSKGMRQKVGVIQAVLHEPDVVFLDEPTSGLDPRAARTMRDTIAELADREMTVFLSTHILPVVDELADTVGVLHDSRLVAEGTPDGLKNRAEAGDERSLEDAFLDITHDHGAERIEEETTTTA
- a CDS encoding ATP-binding protein, yielding MSNAAMDVVEFLLTTRIFTDERDLDANDLPPRFRRVFWTDGEIERPLSATNSTARAGTGVDQPWEAVSELMFTERDEFSGSISINQPEMAEQWFTERVDDERLRSNPTLAYRFGEEFDIDYERVRDANRPIEADRVWIDSLLEEYFEDEEEEEMLDLVDIHAPEEIEMTLDDLVLTTDQENEIHKIVKAIEHRDYLAQIGLREIGKLLFVGPPGTGKTSTARGLAHSLDLPFVEVKLSMITSQYLGETAKNVEKVFEVAKRLSPCILFMDEFDFVAKTRASDEHAAIKRAVNTLLKSIDDVSLIQDDVLLIGATNHPDQLDAAAWRRFDEIVNFPKPDAGMRADILRVITRAMDIDEFDPDEIADITEGLTGSDLRMVLREAVLDALTEERTTLTQADLVDAVEDFEERDNLKNMDMMDGDHDALVAGGDIGADGGDGHSHDHAHEH